A window of the Catalinimonas alkaloidigena genome harbors these coding sequences:
- the cas2 gene encoding CRISPR-associated endonuclease Cas2, whose translation MAYLIAVYDVNQKRVGKMLKLFRRYLTWVQNSVFEGELTEAQFQALRQEADALLQDQDGVVFYRLRDERYRDRIALGEEKGERSRFL comes from the coding sequence ATGGCCTACTTGATTGCCGTGTACGATGTCAACCAAAAGCGTGTGGGCAAGATGCTCAAGTTGTTCCGACGCTACCTCACCTGGGTGCAGAATTCGGTCTTCGAAGGCGAGCTGACGGAGGCGCAGTTTCAGGCGCTGCGCCAGGAAGCCGATGCGCTGTTGCAGGACCAGGATGGCGTGGTGTTTTATCGCTTGCGCGACGAGCGCTACCGGGATCGCATCGCCTTGGGCGAAGAGAAAGGCGAGCGAAGTCGGTTTCTGTAA